One genomic segment of Trichoplusia ni isolate ovarian cell line Hi5 chromosome 5, tn1, whole genome shotgun sequence includes these proteins:
- the LOC113494279 gene encoding origin recognition complex subunit 6-like codes for MAMNNKTLQLMASKLGLGDEDKVLNKAAEFERLLQTKSMAGSNMSETSKVVICLDLAATMLQAEFDIKTAIKFSGLKPSAYTNSKKVVQNLLELNSDRLTTDKLCSTLQCPGVQELADRILAEYQKQAKMEVDLNLPQYVCMAVFQACRVSKVKISKSKIVEKSRLKPAQWAKLDTDWTKFTDLNFAAVEKKKRGRVAKTAVENVEKIEEMEIDTPIPEVIQETVEPYEDWKKRMLETAYKELRELEKTESRKSVTPRKNITPRKSPRKSVQKFSPYKSPSKTNGVRLLFPIDL; via the exons atggcaatgaataacaaaactttaCAACTAATGGCGTCCAAACTTGGACTCGGCGATGAAGACAAAGTTCTGAA CAAAGCAGCTGAGTTCGAACGGTTGCTACAAACTAAGAGCATGGCGGGAAGTAACATGAGTGAAACAAGCAAAGTTGTGATTTGCCTGGACTTGGCTGCCACTATGTTACAGGCAGAATTTGATATT AAAACTGCTATCAAATTCTCTGGCCTTAAGCCCTCAGCCTATACCAACAGTAAGAAGGTTGTACAGAACCTTCTAGAACTGAACTCGGACCGTCTGACCACTGACAAGCTGTGTAGCACTCTCCAGTGTCCCGGTGTGCAGGAACTGGCGGATCGGATACTGGCGGAGTACCAGAAACAAGCTAAAATG GAGGTGGATTTAAATCTGCCGCAATACGTCTGTATGGCTGTGTTTCAAGCCTGTAG gGTCAGcaaagtaaaaatatcaaaaagcaaAATAGTTGAGAAATCAAGACTGAAACCTGCACAGTGGGCTAAATTAGACACTGACTGGACAAAGTTCACTGACTTAAACTTTGCTGCTGTTGAGAAGAAAAAGAGGGGTCGGGTAGCAAAGACTGCTGTTGAAAATG TTGAAAAGATCGAAGAAATGGAAATCGATACACCAATACCTGAAGTTATTCAAGAAACCGTAGAACCTTATGAAGACTGGAAGAAACGCATGCTAGAAACAGCTTATAAGGAGCTCAGAGAACTAGAAAAGACTGAATCTAGGAAAAGCGTAACTCCTAGGAAAAATATAACGCCTAGGAAGAGCCCTCGGAAATCAGTACAGAAATTCTCCCCATACAAGAGCCCTAGTAAGACGAATGGTGTTAGATTGTTGTTTCCTATAGATTTATGA